From the genome of Frankiales bacterium, one region includes:
- a CDS encoding amidohydrolase family protein has translation MILDSHCHVWPDHIAPQILATRPAGLDPMFDGTVSGLLRTMDDAGIDRVSALGVAGVARNVHRTNAFIGSLDRSRFFPFGTVHPDLPVEENIASLVDHGIVGVKLHPLFQELDLGSAQIVEIAHGLAEHGIPVITHAGAGGTPEQTERGHPRKVRALSEAVPGLVIMACHYGGYHLLDEAEDTLVGTGVILETSWPPTMADLDKDRIRQIVDRHGADRFVFGSDWPMADPGREIAAVRALGLTPEQEAEVLGGTLARVLGV, from the coding sequence ATGATCCTCGACAGCCACTGCCATGTGTGGCCCGACCACATCGCGCCCCAGATCCTCGCCACCCGGCCGGCCGGCCTGGACCCGATGTTCGATGGGACCGTGTCCGGCCTGCTCCGGACCATGGACGACGCGGGCATCGACCGTGTGTCCGCGCTGGGCGTCGCGGGTGTGGCCAGGAATGTCCACCGGACCAACGCGTTCATCGGGTCGCTGGACAGGTCACGGTTCTTCCCGTTCGGGACGGTGCATCCCGATCTTCCGGTCGAGGAGAACATCGCCTCCCTCGTCGACCACGGAATCGTGGGCGTGAAGCTGCATCCGTTGTTCCAGGAGCTCGACCTCGGGTCTGCGCAGATCGTCGAGATCGCCCACGGCCTCGCTGAGCACGGGATCCCCGTGATCACCCATGCCGGGGCGGGTGGCACTCCTGAGCAGACCGAGCGCGGGCATCCCCGCAAGGTGCGGGCGCTCTCGGAGGCTGTCCCCGGGCTGGTGATCATGGCCTGCCACTACGGCGGCTACCACCTCCTCGACGAGGCGGAGGACACGCTGGTGGGCACCGGCGTGATCCTCGAGACGTCTTGGCCGCCGACGATGGCGGATCTCGACAAGGACCGGATCCGCCAGATCGTGGACAGGCACGGCGCTGACCGCTTCGTCTTCGGGTCGGACTGGCCGATGGCGGACCCAGGGCGTGAGATCGCGGCTGTCCGGGCCCTCGGCCTGACGCCAGAGCAGGAGGCCGAGGTGCTGGGCGGGACTCTCGCCCGCGTGCTCGGCGTCTGA